The proteins below come from a single Dermatophilaceae bacterium Soc4.6 genomic window:
- a CDS encoding allophanate hydrolase subunit 1, whose product MRVLPSGSTALLVEVDDLDEVMALYAALVDDPPPGVVELVPAARTLLLVTDPGATSLAEVERAVRTASPRADQRNHGELVEIPVTYDGEDLAETADLLGSNAADLVRRHTSVEWTVAFCGFIPGFGYLTSSSWTVSMAPVPRRATPRTKVPAGAVALAGEFSGVYPRESPGGWQLLGRTSLTMFDPTRSEPAILRPGVRVRFVDEQASS is encoded by the coding sequence ATGCGCGTCCTGCCCAGCGGCTCGACGGCCCTCCTCGTCGAGGTCGACGACCTCGACGAGGTCATGGCGCTGTATGCCGCGCTCGTCGACGACCCGCCCCCGGGTGTCGTCGAACTCGTGCCGGCCGCCCGCACCCTGCTGCTGGTCACCGACCCGGGCGCCACGTCGCTCGCCGAGGTGGAGCGGGCGGTGCGGACGGCGAGCCCGCGTGCCGACCAGCGCAACCACGGCGAGCTCGTCGAGATCCCGGTGACCTACGACGGGGAGGACCTCGCCGAGACTGCAGACCTGTTGGGCAGCAACGCTGCTGACCTCGTCCGACGCCACACGTCGGTTGAGTGGACCGTCGCCTTCTGCGGCTTCATACCGGGCTTCGGCTATCTGACGTCGTCGTCGTGGACGGTGTCGATGGCGCCGGTGCCACGCCGGGCGACCCCTCGCACCAAGGTGCCGGCCGGAGCGGTGGCGCTGGCGGGAGAGTTCAGCGGGGTCTACCCGCGCGAGTCGCCCGGCGGCTGGCAGCTGCTCGGGCGCACGTCGCTGACGATGTTCGACCCCACCCGGTCGGAGCCGGCGATCCTGCGCCCCGGGGTGCGAGTGCGCTTCGTCGACGAGCAGGCGTCGTCATGA
- a CDS encoding biotin-dependent carboxyltransferase family protein, whose amino-acid sequence MTPPATVTVTVLETGPLTTVQDAGRSGRAALGVGRSGACDRASCRLANRLVGNAANAAALEVTYGGLALRADVDVVVVTTGARCAGGTAHNAPLLLRAGQVLRLGPPASGLRTYVAVRGGFDVEPVLGSRATDVLSGLGPPVVTPGLVLSVGFSELPHPGVDLAPALDPESGDLAVRVTPGPRRDWFSDEAWASLLGQPWGVTSDSNRVGLRLEGQALVRGREGELPSEGMVRGALQVPASGQPVLFLADHPVTGGYPVIGYVDDVDVDRCGQLRPGQRLLLRDGRASGR is encoded by the coding sequence ATGACGCCGCCTGCGACGGTGACGGTGACGGTGCTCGAGACCGGCCCGCTGACGACCGTGCAGGACGCCGGCCGGTCGGGCCGGGCCGCGCTCGGTGTCGGTCGATCGGGCGCCTGCGACAGGGCGTCATGCCGTCTGGCCAACCGGCTGGTTGGCAACGCTGCCAACGCTGCTGCGCTCGAGGTAACGTATGGGGGCCTTGCGCTGCGGGCCGACGTCGATGTCGTCGTCGTGACGACCGGTGCCCGGTGCGCGGGCGGCACGGCGCACAACGCACCCCTGCTCCTGCGGGCGGGGCAGGTGCTGAGGCTCGGGCCACCGGCCAGTGGGCTGCGCACCTACGTCGCCGTGCGGGGCGGCTTCGACGTCGAGCCGGTGCTGGGGTCGCGGGCGACCGACGTGCTCAGCGGGCTGGGGCCACCCGTGGTGACGCCGGGTCTCGTTCTGTCCGTGGGTTTCTCCGAGCTGCCGCACCCCGGCGTCGACCTGGCTCCGGCACTCGACCCGGAGTCGGGTGACCTGGCGGTGCGGGTGACCCCGGGCCCGCGGCGCGACTGGTTCTCCGACGAAGCGTGGGCCTCGCTGCTCGGGCAGCCGTGGGGCGTGACCTCCGACAGCAACCGGGTGGGGCTGCGGCTCGAGGGGCAGGCGCTCGTGCGCGGTCGTGAGGGCGAGCTGCCCAGCGAGGGGATGGTGCGCGGGGCCCTGCAGGTGCCCGCGTCCGGCCAGCCCGTGCTCTTCCTCGCCGATCACCCGGTAACGGGCGGCTACCCGGTGATCGGCTACGTCGACGACGTCGACGTCGACCGGTGCGGGCAGCTGCGGCCGGGGCAGCGGCTGCTGCTGCGGGACGGCCGGGCGAGCGGTCGCTGA
- a CDS encoding BREX system ATP-binding domain-containing protein encodes MSDSRDGLAVLGGGVMASDDYAQFLADEYLAGYLPAGGGSVKLVVAGDPDVADRFAQALHAAALSASCLPVLVSAESTKAHLVDQVFFAVARQVDWDQVAAAIVVAAYDAIAFPASDGRLSVAEVAQDHDIDPRELYRSVRRQLERTLLHDTSLPRELRRALLRLAQAALGHGDVTPHEAQVVRDWLVGEPAALRDLKEALIYSRVGRHNARDLLTCVGRLLLQAGHGGLVLHLDLSRLAEARRPPLDDRTGIYYSKAAVLDAYELLRQLIDATDDLEGILVVAVVPPQLVTDEARGLPSYAALQLRVADEVRDARRANPFASLVRLEVRLEAVR; translated from the coding sequence GTGAGCGACTCACGCGACGGTCTCGCGGTGCTTGGTGGGGGAGTGATGGCCTCCGACGACTACGCACAGTTCCTTGCCGACGAGTACCTCGCGGGCTACCTGCCCGCCGGCGGCGGCTCGGTGAAGCTCGTGGTCGCCGGTGACCCCGACGTCGCCGACCGCTTCGCGCAGGCGCTGCACGCTGCGGCGCTCTCGGCCTCGTGCCTGCCCGTGCTCGTCTCGGCCGAGTCGACCAAGGCGCACCTCGTCGACCAGGTGTTCTTCGCCGTCGCGCGCCAGGTCGACTGGGACCAGGTGGCGGCCGCCATCGTCGTCGCCGCCTACGACGCGATCGCCTTCCCGGCCAGCGACGGTCGGCTGTCGGTCGCCGAGGTCGCGCAGGACCACGACATCGACCCGCGCGAGCTCTACCGCAGCGTGCGGCGCCAGCTCGAGCGCACGCTGCTGCACGACACCAGCCTGCCGCGCGAGCTGCGGCGCGCACTGCTGCGCCTCGCGCAGGCCGCCCTCGGTCACGGTGACGTCACCCCCCACGAGGCGCAGGTCGTGCGCGACTGGCTGGTCGGAGAGCCCGCTGCGCTGCGTGACCTCAAGGAGGCACTCATCTACAGCCGGGTCGGTCGGCACAACGCCCGCGACCTGCTCACCTGCGTCGGGCGGCTGCTCCTGCAGGCGGGCCACGGCGGTCTGGTGCTCCACCTCGACCTCAGCCGCCTCGCCGAGGCGCGTCGCCCCCCGCTGGACGACCGCACCGGCATCTACTACAGCAAGGCGGCGGTGCTCGACGCCTACGAGCTGCTCCGGCAGCTCATCGACGCCACCGACGACCTCGAGGGCATCCTCGTGGTCGCCGTCGTCCCCCCGCAGCTCGTGACCGACGAGGCCCGCGGCCTCCCCTCGTATGCCGCGCTGCAGCTGCGCGTCGCCGACGAGGTGCGCGACGCCCGCCGGGCCAACCCCTTTGCGTCCCTGGTCCGCCTCGAGGTCCGGCTGGAGGCCGTGCGATGA
- a CDS encoding putative quinol monooxygenase: MIFITAKFPVKPEHADAWPELSREFTDACNAEQGCLFFQWARSLADPNEYVLIEAFADDAAGGAHVQSAHFIKATQQLPQYLSRTPDIINTTVDGWSALGEMAVE, from the coding sequence TTGATCTTCATCACCGCGAAGTTCCCCGTGAAGCCCGAGCACGCCGATGCGTGGCCGGAGCTGTCACGCGAGTTCACCGACGCCTGCAACGCAGAGCAGGGGTGCCTGTTCTTCCAGTGGGCCCGTTCGTTGGCTGACCCGAACGAGTACGTGCTCATCGAGGCGTTCGCTGACGACGCGGCCGGCGGGGCGCACGTGCAGTCGGCACACTTCATCAAGGCGACGCAGCAGCTGCCGCAGTACCTGTCGCGGACCCCGGACATCATCAACACGACGGTCGACGGGTGGTCGGCGCTGGGGGAGATGGCGGTCGAGTAG
- a CDS encoding BREX system ATP-binding domain-containing protein: MSPAAKKPKPKQNPVDVWDAERLSRRRAVEALRSGVPNADAVTALGSGQSAIEDRFSALLEQVAAGRDGSRPRASLLLGGGFGEGKSHLLTHLGHLARSAGYVVSPVVISKETPLYDPAKILQAAVASATAPDGGRDVVAEAAAALDPDSLAYADLLRWLRGPGRDLNERFEATLLLHQRLGTDAAGGDEEFVDSIVRFWSGDPLPVPDVRRQLKAIGEGNTFTFSPVRARELARQRLRFLPRLLRAAGRPGWVILLDEVELMGRYSLLQRGRAYAELARWLDGERDDTGEPVVVVGAMTDDFEAAVLIGKNDREVLPTRLRGKQTDEYAEMASLAEAGMRHIERDLVRLVPPDTAELDRAYSTLKRLHGAAYGWKPTEVAGLERLGATRMRQYVRAWINEWDLVRMDPSFVPATEVVDVPSDYDEMPEGDASAE, encoded by the coding sequence ATGAGCCCTGCAGCCAAGAAGCCCAAGCCGAAGCAGAATCCGGTGGACGTCTGGGACGCCGAGCGGCTCAGCCGCCGCCGAGCGGTCGAGGCCCTGCGCAGCGGCGTGCCGAACGCGGACGCGGTCACCGCCCTGGGCTCCGGTCAGAGCGCCATCGAGGACCGCTTCAGCGCCCTGCTCGAGCAGGTCGCGGCCGGGAGGGACGGCTCGCGTCCCCGGGCGTCGCTGCTGCTGGGCGGGGGCTTCGGTGAGGGCAAGAGCCACCTGCTGACCCACCTCGGCCACCTGGCCAGGTCGGCCGGCTACGTCGTCTCACCGGTGGTCATCAGCAAGGAGACCCCGCTCTACGACCCGGCCAAGATCCTGCAGGCCGCGGTCGCCTCGGCCACTGCCCCTGATGGTGGCCGAGACGTCGTCGCGGAGGCCGCGGCCGCGCTCGACCCCGACAGCCTCGCCTACGCCGACCTGCTGCGCTGGCTGCGCGGCCCCGGTCGCGACCTCAACGAGCGCTTCGAGGCCACGCTCCTGCTGCACCAGAGGCTCGGTACCGACGCGGCCGGCGGCGACGAGGAGTTCGTCGACTCCATCGTGCGGTTCTGGTCAGGCGACCCGCTGCCGGTGCCCGACGTCCGGCGCCAGCTCAAGGCCATCGGCGAGGGCAACACCTTCACCTTCTCGCCCGTGCGAGCGCGCGAGCTCGCCCGGCAGCGGCTGCGCTTCCTGCCGCGGCTGCTGCGTGCTGCCGGTCGGCCAGGGTGGGTCATCCTGCTCGACGAGGTCGAGCTCATGGGTCGATACTCCCTGCTGCAACGCGGCCGGGCCTATGCCGAGCTGGCCCGGTGGCTCGACGGCGAGCGCGACGACACCGGCGAGCCGGTCGTCGTGGTCGGGGCGATGACCGACGACTTCGAGGCCGCGGTGCTGATCGGCAAGAACGACCGTGAGGTGCTCCCGACTCGACTGCGCGGCAAGCAGACCGACGAGTACGCCGAGATGGCCTCGCTCGCCGAGGCCGGCATGCGGCACATCGAGCGTGACCTCGTGCGGCTGGTGCCGCCAGACACGGCGGAGCTCGACCGGGCCTACTCCACCCTCAAGAGGCTGCACGGCGCGGCCTACGGGTGGAAGCCGACCGAGGTCGCCGGTCTCGAGCGGCTCGGCGCCACGCGGATGCGGCAGTACGTGCGGGCGTGGATCAACGAGTGGGACCTTGTGCGGATGGATCCGTCCTTCGTGCCGGCCACCGAGGTTGTCGACGTGCCATCGGACTACGACGAGATGCCCGAGGGTGACGCGTCGGCAGAGTGA